A genome region from Crossiella equi includes the following:
- a CDS encoding lytic polysaccharide monooxygenase auxiliary activity family 9 protein has product MAHNSSARPLLARALVVLSAVGALLAGALTGIAQAHGSATDPPSRNYGCWQRWGSDFQNPAMATRDPMCWQAWRANPNAMWNWNGLYRENLKGNHRGNIPNGQLCSGGHAEGGRYDSMDTVGAWQTVNKPRQFTVTITDQARHGADYLQVYITKQGFNPATQALGWDNLEQVAQTGRIAPNGTYQVGVDAGSRTGRHIVYTIWQASHLDQSYYFCSDVNFTG; this is encoded by the coding sequence ATGGCGCACAACAGTTCCGCTCGCCCCCTGCTCGCCAGAGCGCTCGTGGTGCTGAGCGCGGTCGGCGCGCTGCTGGCCGGAGCCCTGACCGGCATCGCTCAGGCGCACGGCTCGGCCACCGATCCGCCCTCGCGCAACTACGGCTGCTGGCAGCGCTGGGGCAGCGACTTCCAGAACCCGGCCATGGCCACCAGGGACCCGATGTGCTGGCAGGCCTGGCGGGCCAACCCGAACGCGATGTGGAACTGGAACGGCCTGTACCGGGAGAACCTCAAGGGCAACCACCGCGGCAACATCCCGAACGGGCAGCTGTGCAGCGGCGGGCACGCCGAGGGCGGCCGGTACGACTCGATGGACACCGTGGGCGCGTGGCAGACGGTGAACAAGCCACGGCAGTTCACCGTCACCATCACCGACCAGGCCCGCCACGGCGCGGACTACCTGCAGGTGTACATCACCAAGCAGGGCTTCAACCCCGCGACCCAGGCGCTGGGCTGGGACAACCTGGAACAGGTCGCCCAGACCGGCCGCATCGCGCCGAACGGCACCTACCAGGTCGGGGTGGACGCGGGCAGCCGGACCGGGCGGCACATCGTCTACACCATCTGGCAGGCCAGCCACCTGGACCAGTCCTACTATTTCTGCAGCGACGTCAACTTCACCGGCTGA
- a CDS encoding glycoside hydrolase family 16 protein, translated as MRTTAATLALLVTASLAGPGLGRAAGWEDVVRPSSFSGYGALESEWNYRYPWGSDHNGSARMYASASDHNHVSLSGGVLTLRASRISWNEGNSSASPHLPIRYHSGAIHAKDQVVVTGQFPDYEVRGEFQAPSGRGTWPAFWLTGVRSWPPESDIMEFKGDNRNWFNTFRSAGDVSTTTVGVSSPGSWHTYRAWITKVNGTDVEIHYYLDGKWITKHTGRNFVGKPLWVILNLQMEGSSGSPGPGGDTVTRARNVYIGRTRA; from the coding sequence ATGCGCACCACAGCAGCCACGCTGGCTCTGCTGGTCACGGCGAGCCTGGCCGGTCCAGGCCTCGGCCGGGCGGCGGGCTGGGAGGACGTGGTCCGGCCGAGCTCCTTCAGCGGTTACGGCGCGCTGGAGTCGGAGTGGAACTACCGCTACCCCTGGGGTTCGGACCACAACGGCTCGGCGCGGATGTACGCCAGCGCCAGCGACCACAACCACGTCTCGCTCTCCGGTGGCGTGCTGACCCTGCGCGCCTCGCGGATCTCCTGGAACGAGGGCAACAGCTCCGCCTCCCCGCACCTGCCCATCCGCTACCACTCCGGCGCGATCCACGCCAAGGACCAGGTGGTGGTCACCGGCCAGTTCCCGGACTACGAGGTCAGGGGCGAGTTCCAGGCCCCATCGGGGCGCGGGACCTGGCCGGCGTTCTGGCTGACCGGTGTGCGCAGCTGGCCGCCGGAGAGCGACATCATGGAGTTCAAGGGCGACAACCGCAACTGGTTCAACACCTTCCGCTCCGCCGGTGACGTCTCCACCACGACCGTCGGGGTGTCCTCGCCCGGCTCCTGGCACACCTACCGGGCGTGGATCACCAAGGTGAACGGCACCGACGTGGAGATCCACTACTACCTGGACGGGAAGTGGATCACCAAGCACACCGGCCGGAACTTCGTCGGCAAGCCGCTGTGGGTGATCCTCAACCTGCAGATGGAAGGGTCCTCGGGAAGCCCGGGCCCCGGCGGGGACACGGTGACGCGGGCCCGCAACGTCTACATCGGACGGACCAGGGCCTGA
- a CDS encoding amino acid adenylation domain-containing protein, which translates to MTPIVESPALRGLPPQERLLFDRFGWGPRVPVPFTHLHHAFQARAAACPQAPAVEHLGESVTYAELDRRATALARLLVEHGVRPGAHVGLFLTRSVAMVVGMLAVLKAGAAYVPQDIRLTPPPHLRHIAAVAGIEVVLTTTAHRGLVPDGLGTVIAIDDHPSATAALPTRCGETAVVIFTSGTTGRPNGVRVTHANLCNVLLTAPGSLGIGPGDRVPQLLNIAFDMAVWEVLGTLANGGCVLVRGDDPTAAARTATALIATPGVLSTVDPNACPRVRVVAVAGERCPPALARAWSRTAVFHNACGPTEVTIVNTVQRYDPATGRLTIGRPVPNTTVYVLDEALNPCRIGEVGEMWAGGACVTGGYLGNAELTAQRYRLDPFLGGGLMFRTRDLVRWTTDGQLEHHGRTDDQVKVKGFRVELDAVTSALERAPGCRRASTVLHQGRLVGFVSPATAVPEAVRRAVAAQLPYYCVPALIVPVDRLPLTERGKVDRRALLARLTGQQAETVA; encoded by the coding sequence GTGACCCCGATCGTCGAATCCCCTGCCCTGCGCGGCCTGCCCCCGCAAGAGCGCCTGCTCTTCGACCGCTTCGGGTGGGGACCGCGCGTCCCGGTCCCGTTCACCCACCTCCACCACGCCTTCCAGGCGCGGGCCGCGGCCTGCCCGCAGGCCCCCGCCGTGGAGCACCTCGGCGAGTCGGTGACCTACGCCGAGCTGGACCGCAGGGCCACCGCGCTGGCCCGGCTGCTCGTCGAGCACGGGGTGCGCCCCGGCGCGCACGTCGGGCTGTTCCTGACCAGGTCGGTGGCCATGGTGGTGGGCATGCTCGCGGTGCTGAAGGCCGGTGCGGCCTATGTGCCGCAGGACATCCGGCTCACCCCGCCGCCGCACCTGCGGCACATCGCCGCGGTGGCGGGCATCGAGGTCGTGCTCACCACCACGGCGCACCGGGGACTGGTGCCGGACGGCCTCGGCACGGTGATCGCGATCGACGACCACCCATCGGCGACCGCGGCCCTGCCCACCCGGTGCGGCGAGACCGCGGTGGTGATCTTCACCTCGGGCACCACCGGCAGACCCAACGGGGTCAGGGTCACCCACGCCAACCTGTGCAACGTCCTGCTCACCGCACCGGGTTCGCTCGGCATCGGTCCCGGCGACCGGGTTCCCCAGCTGCTCAACATCGCCTTCGACATGGCCGTGTGGGAGGTGCTGGGCACGCTGGCCAACGGCGGCTGCGTGCTCGTGCGCGGTGACGACCCCACCGCGGCGGCCCGCACCGCGACCGCGCTGATCGCCACCCCCGGCGTTCTGTCCACTGTGGACCCGAACGCCTGTCCGCGGGTGCGGGTGGTCGCGGTGGCCGGTGAGCGCTGCCCGCCCGCGCTGGCCCGCGCCTGGTCACGCACCGCGGTCTTCCACAACGCCTGCGGGCCCACCGAGGTCACCATCGTCAACACCGTGCAGCGCTACGACCCGGCCACCGGCCGGCTGACCATCGGCCGCCCGGTGCCCAACACCACCGTCTACGTGCTCGACGAGGCGCTCAACCCGTGCCGGATCGGCGAGGTGGGCGAGATGTGGGCCGGTGGCGCCTGCGTCACCGGCGGCTACCTCGGCAACGCCGAGCTCACCGCGCAGCGCTACCGCCTGGACCCGTTCCTGGGCGGCGGCCTGATGTTCCGCACCCGCGACCTGGTCCGCTGGACCACCGACGGCCAGCTGGAACACCACGGGCGCACCGACGACCAGGTGAAGGTCAAGGGGTTCCGGGTCGAGCTGGACGCGGTCACCTCGGCGCTGGAACGCGCGCCCGGCTGCCGGCGGGCCAGCACGGTGCTGCACCAGGGCAGACTGGTCGGGTTCGTCAGCCCGGCGACCGCCGTGCCCGAGGCGGTCCGCCGTGCGGTGGCCGCCCAGCTGCCCTACTACTGCGTGCCCGCGCTGATCGTGCCGGTGGACCGGCTGCCGCTGACCGAACGCGGCAAGGTGGACCGGCGGGCACTGCTGGCCCGGCTGACCGGCCAGCAGGCGGAGACCGTCGCGTGA
- a CDS encoding beta-N-acetylglucosaminidase domain-containing protein, producing MALGGVDPAGRYYAVQTLRQLFTGDRHRRRIAGATVSDFPAMALHGTIEGFYGSPWTHQERLDQLAFYGQVKANTYIYASKNDPCHRDRWREPYPADRLAQLGELVEAAAARHVRFTYALSPGTSICYSSPEDRAALTAKLQAMYDLGVRAFSIPLDDISYTRRNCAANRTAYGEPGRRAAGVAMLGSPRLVYHRDTGYAHRSMAGFTAAAIRRGVSVLTRATDEQLPSVRRTVAALPQEQPRLTALVVRLTERASSHRRRPGC from the coding sequence GTGGCGCTCGGCGGGGTGGACCCGGCGGGCCGGTACTACGCCGTGCAGACCCTGCGGCAGCTGTTCACCGGTGACCGGCACCGTCGGCGCATCGCGGGCGCCACGGTCAGCGACTTCCCCGCGATGGCCCTGCACGGCACCATCGAGGGCTTCTACGGTTCGCCGTGGACCCATCAGGAACGCCTCGACCAGCTCGCCTTCTACGGCCAGGTCAAGGCCAACACCTACATCTACGCGTCCAAGAACGACCCGTGCCACCGCGACCGCTGGCGCGAGCCCTACCCGGCCGACCGGCTGGCCCAGCTGGGTGAGCTGGTCGAGGCCGCCGCGGCGCGGCACGTCCGGTTCACCTACGCCCTCTCCCCCGGCACCTCGATCTGCTACTCCAGCCCCGAGGACCGCGCCGCGCTCACCGCGAAGCTGCAAGCCATGTACGACCTCGGGGTGCGCGCCTTCTCCATCCCGCTGGACGACATCAGCTACACCCGGCGGAACTGCGCGGCCAACCGGACGGCCTACGGTGAACCGGGCCGCCGCGCCGCGGGAGTGGCCATGCTCGGCTCACCCCGGCTGGTCTACCACCGCGACACCGGTTACGCGCACCGATCCATGGCCGGTTTCACCGCGGCCGCGATCCGCCGCGGTGTCTCGGTGCTGACCAGGGCGACCGACGAGCAGCTGCCCTCGGTGCGGCGCACGGTGGCGGCTCTGCCGCAGGAGCAGCCCCGGCTGACCGCGCTGGTGGTGCGGCTGACCGAACGGGCCAGCTCGCACCGCCGCCGCCCCGGCTGCTGA
- a CDS encoding zf-HC2 domain-containing protein, with protein MTPPADPYRDWDAAYLLGALSHTERRDYEAHLRACRPCAHAVAGFAGLPGLLVAVARDQAAELLTPAPPAGLVRAARLRARFGTAAGVLAATLAGLLVAGWLAGPRRARLPSWWPKPSPPAGCRAAGR; from the coding sequence GTGACGCCGCCAGCCGACCCGTACCGGGACTGGGACGCCGCCTACCTGCTGGGCGCGCTCTCGCACACCGAGCGCCGGGACTACGAGGCCCACCTGCGCGCCTGCCGCCCGTGCGCGCACGCGGTCGCCGGGTTCGCCGGACTGCCCGGCCTGCTCGTCGCGGTGGCCAGGGACCAGGCCGCCGAGCTGCTCACCCCCGCGCCTCCTGCCGGTCTGGTCCGCGCGGCTCGGCTGCGGGCCAGGTTCGGCACCGCCGCCGGGGTGCTGGCCGCCACGCTGGCCGGGCTGCTGGTGGCCGGCTGGCTCGCCGGTCCCCGCCGGGCCCGGCTGCCCTCCTGGTGGCCTAAGCCGAGTCCGCCTGCCGGCTGCCGAGCGGCAGGCCGGTGA
- a CDS encoding sigma-70 family RNA polymerase sigma factor, which yields MSTTAAELLRLVHDRHAPALRRFALRLTGDEQLSQDVVQESLLRLWRSPAVLDQGESAARAWLFRVARNVVIDERRSAHSRREVGAARVPDPPRPDQTDSVLDAWVITDVLTQLTAEHRTVIIRAFYLGHSVAELAVDLAVPQGTVRSRLHYGLRALRLALREKGLTSR from the coding sequence GTGAGCACCACGGCAGCGGAGCTGCTCCGCCTGGTGCACGACCGGCACGCGCCCGCGCTGAGGCGTTTCGCGCTGCGGCTGACCGGTGACGAACAGCTCTCCCAGGACGTGGTCCAGGAAAGCCTGCTGCGGCTGTGGCGCAGCCCCGCGGTGCTGGACCAGGGCGAGTCGGCGGCGCGGGCCTGGCTGTTCCGGGTGGCGCGCAACGTGGTCATCGACGAACGCCGCAGCGCGCACTCCCGGCGGGAAGTGGGCGCGGCCAGGGTGCCCGACCCGCCGCGGCCCGACCAGACCGACTCGGTGCTGGACGCCTGGGTGATCACCGACGTGCTGACCCAGCTGACCGCCGAGCACCGCACGGTGATCATCCGCGCGTTCTACCTCGGGCACTCGGTAGCCGAGCTCGCGGTGGACCTGGCGGTGCCGCAGGGCACCGTGCGCTCCCGCCTGCACTACGGCCTGCGCGCGCTGCGCCTGGCCCTCAGGGAGAAGGGGCTGACCAGCCGGTGA
- a CDS encoding jacalin-like lectin — protein MRTRFTATGSALALLLALTTAGPVAAAPAATGGFSVLTYNIAGLPEGISSGNPAVNTPLISPRLAPYELVAVQEDFNYHAALYAGDNHPHRTATSGGAGLGDGLNTLSAFPVQDFTRVTWAACNGTDCLTPKGFTVSRLRVAEGVHLDHYNLHANAGSTEADLAARRANVTQLTRFIAAHSAGNAVLVTGDTNTRYTRAGDNIRELVAGAGLTDPWVELVRGGQPPAAGTPALVCDPAAVTDDCEVVDKIFYRGNRLLRLSARSYHNEHAKFLDAKGKPLSDHYPHLTRFEFTLAEGIRLSDHFGGPHGTPFTDLDRVSGPLAERSVLLRGSERLDAVELTRADGTTLRHGGSGGSANTLTLAPGERLVRLTLSKGQHSGRTRVFSAQLSTDRGQVVSAGRPTGDVVTFTAPPGWRIAGFTGRAGAEVDQLGVVYLPG, from the coding sequence ATGCGAACGAGGTTCACCGCGACCGGGTCGGCACTGGCCCTGCTGCTCGCCCTGACCACCGCGGGGCCGGTCGCGGCCGCCCCGGCCGCGACCGGCGGCTTCTCGGTGCTCACCTACAACATCGCCGGGTTGCCCGAGGGCATCTCCTCGGGCAACCCGGCGGTCAACACCCCGCTGATCAGCCCCCGGCTGGCACCCTACGAGCTGGTGGCCGTGCAGGAGGACTTCAACTACCACGCTGCCCTCTACGCCGGGGACAACCACCCGCACCGCACCGCCACCAGCGGCGGGGCCGGGCTCGGGGACGGGCTCAACACCCTGTCCGCGTTCCCGGTCCAGGACTTCACCAGGGTCACCTGGGCCGCGTGCAACGGCACGGACTGCCTGACCCCCAAGGGTTTCACCGTATCCCGGCTGCGGGTGGCCGAGGGCGTGCACCTGGACCACTACAACCTGCACGCCAACGCGGGCAGCACCGAGGCTGACCTGGCCGCCCGCCGGGCGAACGTGACCCAGCTGACCCGGTTCATCGCCGCCCACTCCGCGGGCAACGCGGTGCTGGTCACCGGCGACACCAACACCCGCTACACCCGGGCAGGCGACAACATCCGCGAGCTGGTCGCCGGCGCCGGCCTGACCGATCCCTGGGTCGAGCTGGTCCGGGGCGGGCAGCCGCCCGCGGCGGGCACACCCGCGCTGGTCTGCGACCCGGCGGCGGTCACCGACGACTGCGAGGTGGTGGACAAGATCTTCTACCGGGGCAACCGGCTGCTCCGGCTCAGCGCGCGCTCCTACCACAACGAACACGCCAAGTTCCTGGACGCCAAGGGAAAGCCGCTGTCCGACCACTACCCGCACCTGACCAGGTTCGAGTTCACCCTGGCCGAGGGCATCCGGCTCAGCGACCACTTCGGCGGCCCGCACGGCACGCCGTTCACCGACCTGGACCGGGTCAGCGGCCCACTGGCCGAACGCTCGGTGCTGCTGCGCGGCAGTGAACGCCTGGACGCGGTGGAGCTGACCCGCGCGGACGGGACCACCCTGCGGCACGGCGGTTCCGGCGGCAGCGCGAACACGCTCACGCTGGCTCCGGGTGAACGCCTGGTCCGGCTGACCCTGAGCAAGGGCCAGCACTCCGGCCGCACCAGGGTCTTCTCCGCGCAGCTGAGCACCGACCGGGGGCAGGTGGTCAGCGCGGGGCGGCCGACCGGCGACGTGGTGACCTTCACCGCGCCGCCTGGCTGGCGCATCGCCGGGTTCACCGGACGGGCCGGAGCCGAGGTCGACCAGCTGGGCGTGGTCTACCTGCCAGGGTGA
- a CDS encoding glycoside hydrolase family 3 N-terminal domain-containing protein, whose amino-acid sequence MERLWGMPGRPVEQRVAALLAEMTLAEKLAQLVGVWVGVSEVAAEVAPAQHEFAESLPPWDELTKSGLGQLTRVFGTAPVDPAHAARALAQTQHRLLADTRLGIPAMAHEECLSGFAAWQATMFPAPLAWAAAFDPGTVRLMAEAVGRSMAGVGVHQGLAPVLDVLRDPRWGRSEETLGEDPYLVGVLGAAYVNGLESAGIVATLKHFAGYSASRAGRNHAPVGMGPREFADVVLPPFELALRVGGARSVMHSYAEVDGVPPAADPALLTGLLRESWGFQGVVVADYFGISFLETAHGVAASPGEAAALALAAGVDVELPSVRCYGEPLAELVRAGVVPEQLVDRAVTRVLRQKCELGLLDEDWDPEPPALRLGLPVDLNPPELRTLARTLAERSIVLLANDSGLLPLRDPGRLAVLGPCAEEVLALLGCYSFPSHVGTQHPEVPLGIEAPTLLDALRAEFPDTEIRCAPGCAVTGEDRSGIPAAAALAEAAEVCVLALGDRSGLFGRGTSGEGCDAADLALPGVQAELLAAVLDTGTPVVLVLLAGRPYALGGDAERAAAVVQAFFPGQEGAVAVAGVLSGRVNPSGKLPAQIPHGPGGQPATYLRPKLGGAGSASSVDPSPRFPFGHGLSYTSFAYLEGHAPAELPGDGEIEVSCLLRNTGDRPGAEVVQLYLHDPVASVTRPVRQLAGFARVRLDPGESVRVRFRLHADRTSFIGRDGRRVVEPGELHLLLGSSSTDLRWRHVVWVTGEPRYPGPDRVLVTPVWLDEEEVTGLPLGSRQADSA is encoded by the coding sequence ATGGAGCGCCTCTGGGGGATGCCGGGTCGTCCGGTTGAGCAGCGGGTGGCCGCACTGCTCGCCGAGATGACCCTGGCGGAGAAGCTGGCCCAGCTCGTCGGCGTGTGGGTGGGGGTGTCGGAGGTGGCGGCCGAGGTCGCCCCGGCCCAGCACGAGTTCGCCGAGTCCCTTCCTCCCTGGGACGAGCTGACCAAGTCCGGGCTGGGCCAGCTGACCCGCGTCTTCGGCACCGCCCCCGTCGATCCGGCGCACGCGGCCAGGGCACTGGCCCAGACCCAGCACCGCCTCCTGGCCGACACCCGGCTGGGCATCCCGGCGATGGCGCACGAGGAGTGCCTCTCCGGCTTCGCCGCCTGGCAGGCCACCATGTTCCCGGCGCCGCTGGCCTGGGCGGCGGCCTTCGACCCCGGCACGGTGCGGCTGATGGCCGAGGCGGTAGGCCGTTCGATGGCCGGGGTCGGTGTGCACCAGGGCCTGGCCCCGGTGCTGGACGTGCTGCGCGATCCGCGCTGGGGCCGGTCCGAGGAGACGCTGGGGGAGGACCCGTACCTGGTCGGCGTGCTCGGCGCGGCCTACGTCAACGGCCTGGAGTCGGCCGGGATCGTGGCCACCCTCAAGCACTTCGCCGGGTACTCCGCTTCCAGGGCGGGACGCAACCACGCCCCGGTGGGCATGGGGCCGCGCGAGTTCGCCGATGTGGTGCTGCCGCCGTTCGAGCTGGCCCTGCGCGTGGGCGGGGCGCGTTCGGTGATGCACTCCTACGCCGAGGTCGACGGCGTGCCCCCGGCGGCCGACCCGGCGTTGCTGACCGGGCTGCTGCGGGAGAGCTGGGGCTTCCAGGGCGTGGTGGTGGCCGACTACTTCGGCATCTCCTTCCTGGAGACCGCGCACGGCGTGGCCGCCTCCCCCGGCGAGGCGGCGGCGCTCGCGCTGGCCGCGGGAGTGGACGTGGAGCTGCCGAGCGTGCGCTGCTACGGCGAGCCGCTGGCTGAGCTGGTGCGCGCGGGTGTGGTGCCGGAGCAGCTGGTGGACCGCGCGGTGACCAGGGTGCTGCGGCAGAAGTGCGAGCTGGGCCTGCTGGACGAGGACTGGGATCCTGAGCCGCCCGCGCTGCGCCTGGGCCTGCCGGTGGACCTGAACCCGCCTGAGCTGCGCACACTGGCCCGTACCCTGGCCGAACGCTCGATCGTGTTGCTGGCCAACGACTCCGGCCTGCTGCCGCTGCGTGATCCCGGGCGGCTGGCGGTGCTGGGGCCGTGCGCGGAGGAGGTGCTCGCCCTGCTGGGCTGCTACTCCTTCCCCAGCCACGTCGGCACCCAGCACCCCGAGGTGCCGCTGGGCATCGAGGCGCCCACCCTGCTGGACGCGCTGCGCGCCGAGTTCCCGGACACCGAGATCCGGTGCGCCCCAGGCTGTGCGGTCACCGGCGAGGACCGCTCCGGCATCCCGGCCGCGGCCGCGCTGGCCGAGGCCGCCGAGGTGTGCGTGCTGGCTCTGGGCGACCGCTCCGGCCTGTTCGGCCGCGGCACCTCCGGCGAGGGCTGCGACGCCGCCGACCTGGCCCTGCCGGGGGTGCAGGCCGAGCTGCTGGCCGCGGTGCTGGACACCGGGACCCCGGTGGTGCTGGTCCTGCTGGCCGGCCGCCCCTACGCCCTCGGCGGGGATGCCGAGCGGGCCGCGGCCGTGGTGCAGGCCTTCTTCCCCGGCCAGGAGGGCGCGGTCGCGGTCGCGGGCGTGCTCAGCGGCCGGGTGAACCCCTCGGGCAAGCTGCCCGCGCAGATCCCGCACGGCCCTGGCGGGCAGCCCGCGACCTACCTGCGCCCGAAACTCGGCGGAGCGGGATCGGCCAGCTCGGTGGACCCGTCCCCGCGGTTCCCGTTCGGCCACGGCCTGTCCTACACCAGCTTCGCCTACCTGGAGGGCCACGCGCCGGCCGAACTGCCCGGCGACGGCGAGATCGAGGTGTCCTGCCTGCTGCGCAACACCGGCGACCGGCCCGGCGCCGAGGTCGTCCAGCTGTACCTGCACGACCCGGTGGCCTCGGTGACCAGACCGGTGCGCCAGCTGGCCGGGTTCGCCAGGGTGCGGCTGGACCCCGGCGAGTCGGTGCGAGTCCGCTTCCGGCTGCACGCCGACCGGACCTCCTTCATCGGCCGGGACGGCCGCCGGGTGGTCGAACCCGGCGAGCTGCACCTGCTGCTGGGCTCCTCCAGCACCGACCTGCGGTGGCGGCACGTGGTGTGGGTCACCGGCGAACCCCGGTACCCCGGCCCGGACCGGGTGCTGGTGACCCCGGTGTGGCTGGACGAGGAGGAGGTCACCGGCCTGCCGCTCGGCAGCCGGCAGGCGGACTCGGCTTAG
- a CDS encoding DUF6807 family protein: MRKVADRLVRACPAAGEPWLMADDGCVRVHAGRIALAEYLLGPAEPCLNPLRTTAGEVVTGVGGLRFSAGEFSGENVWGGRPQPFAGTVRHVRWARARCHGGRAELRHWLDWRTRSGQCWLAEDRAIEVDQVDPADGSWLLTWRSRLHNTSGRRLRWGRPGCPGARSFTATGPAAEGVIGTRAPWRVFSGAHEESGRRSTVVLLEHPGNRREPLLVEPEARLDLTHHVLIADGHWDPARIRRYLTRRVAPRWARFS, from the coding sequence ATGCGGAAAGTCGCTGACCGGCTCGTGCGCGCCTGCCCCGCGGCCGGGGAACCGTGGCTGATGGCCGACGACGGGTGCGTGCGGGTGCACGCCGGGCGGATCGCGCTGGCGGAGTACCTGCTCGGCCCGGCCGAGCCGTGCCTGAACCCGTTGCGCACCACCGCGGGCGAGGTGGTCACCGGAGTGGGCGGACTGCGGTTCAGCGCGGGCGAGTTCTCCGGCGAGAACGTCTGGGGCGGCCGCCCCCAGCCCTTCGCCGGCACGGTGCGGCACGTGCGCTGGGCGCGGGCCCGCTGCCACGGCGGCCGGGCGGAGCTGCGGCACTGGCTGGACTGGCGGACCCGGTCGGGTCAGTGCTGGCTGGCCGAGGACCGCGCGATCGAGGTGGACCAGGTGGATCCGGCCGACGGTTCCTGGCTGCTCACCTGGAGAAGCCGACTGCACAACACGAGCGGGCGACGACTCCGGTGGGGCAGGCCGGGCTGCCCTGGTGCCCGCTCCTTCACCGCCACCGGCCCGGCCGCGGAAGGAGTCATCGGCACCCGCGCGCCGTGGCGGGTGTTCTCCGGTGCGCACGAGGAAAGCGGGCGGCGCTCCACCGTGGTCCTCCTCGAACACCCCGGCAACCGCCGGGAGCCGCTGCTGGTCGAGCCGGAGGCCCGGCTCGACCTGACCCACCACGTCCTCATCGCGGACGGGCACTGGGATCCGGCCCGCATCAGGCGTTATCTCACCCGGCGGGTGGCTCCCCGCTGGGCAAGGTTTTCGTGA
- a CDS encoding extracellular solute-binding protein — translation MLRRSRPRSLRLLALVLAAGALAACGTAGPAGPAGVTVWALQDNVLNPIEQQSVDRFNRTGGAAKLETFGNDPYKQKLRVALGSPNPPSAFFNWGGGNLKEYVDAGKVADLTPLLSEHPGLGEAFLPNVLAAARLDGKLYGLPMRGMQPVVLFYNKEVFAAAGARPPGTWDELLALVETFKARNVQPIALAGSQAWTELMWAEYLLDRIGGTEVFRAVKEKPEGWRHPAVLESMTRLKELIDRGGFGRDFAGVGYDLGGASTILAQGKAAMHLMGSWEYVNQLGQSPEFVKREALGWVPFPALPGGAGDPRNLVGNPANFYSVSAGSSTVDQAKKFVATQLHDPAYVQALIDAGDVPAVSGLAEKLAKAPNAAYTSWLYEQVRAAPHFQLSWDQDLPAEQATFLLTQLQEFFLGKLSPRQFADALASRG, via the coding sequence ATGTTACGGCGTTCCCGACCGCGCTCCCTCCGCCTCCTGGCGCTCGTCCTGGCCGCGGGCGCGCTGGCCGCCTGCGGCACCGCGGGCCCGGCAGGCCCGGCGGGGGTCACGGTGTGGGCCCTGCAGGACAACGTGCTCAACCCGATCGAACAGCAGTCGGTGGACCGCTTCAACCGCACCGGCGGCGCCGCCAAGCTGGAGACCTTCGGCAACGACCCGTACAAGCAGAAGCTGCGGGTCGCCCTCGGCTCACCGAACCCGCCCTCGGCCTTCTTCAACTGGGGCGGCGGCAACCTCAAGGAGTACGTCGACGCGGGCAAGGTCGCCGACCTGACCCCGCTGCTCTCCGAACACCCTGGCCTCGGCGAGGCGTTCCTGCCCAACGTGCTGGCCGCGGCCCGCCTGGACGGCAAGCTCTACGGCCTGCCGATGCGCGGCATGCAACCGGTGGTCCTGTTCTACAACAAGGAGGTCTTCGCCGCCGCGGGTGCGCGGCCGCCAGGCACCTGGGACGAGTTGCTGGCGCTGGTGGAGACCTTCAAGGCCAGGAACGTGCAGCCGATCGCGCTGGCCGGCTCGCAGGCCTGGACCGAGCTGATGTGGGCGGAGTACCTGCTCGACCGGATCGGCGGCACCGAGGTCTTCCGCGCGGTGAAGGAAAAACCCGAGGGCTGGCGGCACCCGGCGGTGCTGGAGTCGATGACCCGGCTCAAGGAGCTCATCGACCGCGGCGGCTTCGGCCGGGACTTCGCCGGGGTGGGCTACGACCTCGGCGGCGCCTCCACCATCCTGGCCCAGGGCAAGGCCGCGATGCACCTGATGGGCTCCTGGGAGTACGTCAACCAGCTCGGCCAGAGCCCGGAGTTCGTCAAGCGGGAGGCGCTGGGCTGGGTCCCCTTCCCCGCGCTGCCCGGTGGTGCGGGCGATCCGCGCAACCTGGTTGGCAACCCGGCCAACTTCTACTCGGTGTCCGCCGGCTCGTCCACAGTGGACCAGGCGAAGAAGTTCGTGGCCACCCAGCTGCACGACCCCGCCTACGTGCAGGCGCTCATCGACGCGGGCGACGTGCCAGCGGTGAGCGGGCTGGCCGAGAAGCTGGCCAAGGCCCCCAACGCCGCCTACACCAGCTGGCTCTACGAGCAGGTGCGCGCCGCCCCGCACTTCCAGCTGTCCTGGGACCAGGACCTGCCCGCCGAACAGGCCACCTTCCTGCTCACCCAGCTCCAGGAGTTCTTCCTGGGCAAGCTCTCCCCGCGGCAGTTCGCCGACGCGCTGGCCAGCCGCGGATGA